The proteins below are encoded in one region of Saccopteryx leptura isolate mSacLep1 chromosome 1, mSacLep1_pri_phased_curated, whole genome shotgun sequence:
- the LOC136403013 gene encoding left-right determination factor 2-like isoform X2, with product MRSLWLCWALWALPLSGPGAALTEEQILGSLLQQLHLSEVPVLAKSDVEELVTPAQVRAQYVALLKRSHVASSRGKRFSQNFREVAGRFLVSEAELRRHELLSPRSDRARVTIEWLQVRDDGSNRTSLIDSRLVSIRESGWKAFDVTEAVNFWQQLSRPREPLLLRVSVQREHLGPLASSAHKLVRFASQGPSDTRHGEPQLELHTLDLRDFGAQGNCDPEVPVTEGTRCCRQEMYIDLQGMKWAENWVLEPPGFLAYECVGTCQQLPETLTFKWPFLGPRQCVASETTSLPMIVGIKEGGRPRPQVVSLPNMRVQRCSCASDGAPLPRKLAP from the exons ATGAGGTCCCTGTGGCTCTGCTGGGCGCTCTGGGCACTGCCCCTGAGTGGCCCCGGGGCGGCCTTGACCGAGGAGCAGATCCTGGGCAGCCTGCTGCAGCAGCTGCACCTCAGTGAGGTGCCCGTCCTGGCCAAGAGTGACGTGGAGGAGCTGGTCACCCCTGCCCAAGTGAGGGCCCAGTACGTGGCCCTGCTGAAGCGTAGCCATGTGGCTTCCTCCCGTGGGAAGAGGTTCAGCCAGAACTTCCGAG AGGTGGCCGGCAGGTTCTTGGTGTCCGAG GCCGAGCTCCGCCGGCACGAGCTGCTGTCTCCGCGCAGCGACCGGGCCCGGGTCACCATCGAGTGGCTGCAGGTCCGGGACGACGGCTCCAACCGCACGTCGCTCATCGACTCCAG GCTGGTGTCCATCCGCGAGAGCGGCTGGAAGGCCTTCGACGTGACGGAGGCTGTGAACTTCTGGCAGCAGCTGAGCCGGCCCCGGGAGCCACTGCTGCTGCGGGTGTCAGTGCAGAGGGAGCACCTGGGTCCGCTGGCCTCCAGCGCCCACAAGCTGGTACGCTTCGCCTCCCAGGGGCCGTCGGACACCCGGCACGGCGAACCCCAGCTGGAGCTGCACACCCTGGACCTCAGGGACTTCGG AGCTCAGGGCAATTGTGACCCTGAGGTGCCAGTGACCGAGGGCACCCGCTGCTGCCGCCAGGAGATGTACATTGACCTGCAGGGGATGAAGTGGGCTGAGAACTGGGTCCTGGAGCCTCCGGGCTTCCTGGCCTACGAGTGTGTGGGCACCTGCCAGCAGCTTCCAGAGACCCTGACCTTCAAGTGGCCGTTTCTGGGGCCGAGACAGTGCGTCGCCTCCGAGACGACCTCGCTGCCCATGATTGTCGGCATCAAGGAGGGAGGCAGACCCCGGCCCCAGGTGGTGAGCCTGCCCAACATGAGGGTGCAGAGGTGCAGCTGCGCCTCGGACGGGGCGCCCCTGCCCAGGAAGCTGGCGCCGTAG
- the LOC136403013 gene encoding left-right determination factor 2-like isoform X1, translated as MRSLWLCWALWALPLSGPGAALTEEQILGSLLQQLHLSEVPVLAKSDVEELVTPAQVRAQYVALLKRSHVASSRGKRFSQNFREVAGRFLVSEASTRLLVFSMEQRLPPNSELVQAALRLFQESVPEAELRRHELLSPRSDRARVTIEWLQVRDDGSNRTSLIDSRLVSIRESGWKAFDVTEAVNFWQQLSRPREPLLLRVSVQREHLGPLASSAHKLVRFASQGPSDTRHGEPQLELHTLDLRDFGAQGNCDPEVPVTEGTRCCRQEMYIDLQGMKWAENWVLEPPGFLAYECVGTCQQLPETLTFKWPFLGPRQCVASETTSLPMIVGIKEGGRPRPQVVSLPNMRVQRCSCASDGAPLPRKLAP; from the exons ATGAGGTCCCTGTGGCTCTGCTGGGCGCTCTGGGCACTGCCCCTGAGTGGCCCCGGGGCGGCCTTGACCGAGGAGCAGATCCTGGGCAGCCTGCTGCAGCAGCTGCACCTCAGTGAGGTGCCCGTCCTGGCCAAGAGTGACGTGGAGGAGCTGGTCACCCCTGCCCAAGTGAGGGCCCAGTACGTGGCCCTGCTGAAGCGTAGCCATGTGGCTTCCTCCCGTGGGAAGAGGTTCAGCCAGAACTTCCGAG AGGTGGCCGGCAGGTTCTTGGTGTCCGAGGCCTCCACGCGCCTGCTGGTGTTCAGCATGGAGCAGCGGCTGCCCCCCAACAGCGAGCTGGTGCAGGCCGCGCTGCGTCTCTTCCAGGAGTCGGTCCCCGAGGCCGAGCTCCGCCGGCACGAGCTGCTGTCTCCGCGCAGCGACCGGGCCCGGGTCACCATCGAGTGGCTGCAGGTCCGGGACGACGGCTCCAACCGCACGTCGCTCATCGACTCCAG GCTGGTGTCCATCCGCGAGAGCGGCTGGAAGGCCTTCGACGTGACGGAGGCTGTGAACTTCTGGCAGCAGCTGAGCCGGCCCCGGGAGCCACTGCTGCTGCGGGTGTCAGTGCAGAGGGAGCACCTGGGTCCGCTGGCCTCCAGCGCCCACAAGCTGGTACGCTTCGCCTCCCAGGGGCCGTCGGACACCCGGCACGGCGAACCCCAGCTGGAGCTGCACACCCTGGACCTCAGGGACTTCGG AGCTCAGGGCAATTGTGACCCTGAGGTGCCAGTGACCGAGGGCACCCGCTGCTGCCGCCAGGAGATGTACATTGACCTGCAGGGGATGAAGTGGGCTGAGAACTGGGTCCTGGAGCCTCCGGGCTTCCTGGCCTACGAGTGTGTGGGCACCTGCCAGCAGCTTCCAGAGACCCTGACCTTCAAGTGGCCGTTTCTGGGGCCGAGACAGTGCGTCGCCTCCGAGACGACCTCGCTGCCCATGATTGTCGGCATCAAGGAGGGAGGCAGACCCCGGCCCCAGGTGGTGAGCCTGCCCAACATGAGGGTGCAGAGGTGCAGCTGCGCCTCGGACGGGGCGCCCCTGCCCAGGAAGCTGGCGCCGTAG